A window of Rhododendron vialii isolate Sample 1 chromosome 13a, ASM3025357v1 contains these coding sequences:
- the LOC131313396 gene encoding F-box protein At1g30200-like has protein sequence MSSLRPDLTTKIYPEPYTTSTEEAEDHFDLLPDSLLLLIFNRIGDVKALGRCCLVSRRFHLLIPQVDNVLVRVDCVISDDDAPSSSSSSSASGSDKSRSSSAFSALFRALLGPIAKPFQALGQLLGPKRPNSSSAEDDDEFDSNGGVTHHSPTQVLKNFSEIRVLRIELPSGELGTEDGVCLKWRADFGSTLDNCVILGASSVIPGNGFFGIDNGNGNGNGNGVVEDNGSIPESFYTNGGLKLRVVWTISSLIAASARHYLLQPIIAEHKTLDSLVLTDADGQGVLCMNKEQLEELRVKPLSASSASKRTLVPALNMRLWYAPHLELPDGTVLKGATLVAIRPSEQSGLKKEGSDGSWVSAAFEEPYGMAAKMLVKRRTYCLEMNSF, from the coding sequence ATGTCTTCTCTCCGTCCAGATCTGACTACCAAAATCTACCCCGAACCCTACACCACCTCAACCGAGGAGGCGGAGGACCACTTCGACCTCCTCCCAgactccctcctcctcctcatcttcAACCGGATCGGCGACGTCAAGGCCCTCGGCCGCTGCTGCCTCGTCTCCCGCCGCTTCCACCTCCTCATCCCCCAGGTCGACAACGTCCTCGTCCGCGTCGACTGTGTCATCTCCGACGACGAcgccccctcctcctcctcctcctcctccgcctccggATCCGACAAGTCCCGCTCCTCCTCCGCCTTCTCCGCCCTCTTCCGCGCCCTCCTCGGCCCCATTGCCAAGCCCTTCCAAGCCCTCGGCCAGCTCCTCGGCCCCAAACGCCCCAACTCCTCATCAGCAGAGGACGACGATGAATTTGATTCCAATGGTGGGGTCACCCACCACTCTCCCACTCAGGTATTGAAAAACTTTAGCGAAATTCGGGTCTTGCGTATTGAGCTTCCTAGTGGTGAATTGGGTACCGAGGATGGCGTTTGTTTGAAATGGAGGGCTGATTTTGGCTCCACCCTTGATAATTGCGTCATCCTTGGTGCCTCGTCTGTGATTCCAGGTAATGGGTTTTTCGGAATCGATAACGGGAACGGGAATGGGAATGGTAATGGGGTTGTAGAGGATAATGGGAGTATACCCGAATCGTTTTACACGAACGGGGGTTTGAAATTGAGAGTGGTGTGGACTATTAGCTCGTTGATTGCTGCCTCTGCGAGGCATTACTTGCTTCAACCGATAATCGCCGAGCACAAGACGTTGGATAGCTTGGTTTTGACTGATGCCGATGGGCAAGGGGTCTTGTGTATGAATAAGGAACAGTTGGAAGAGTTGAGGGTGAAGCCTCTATCAGCTTCGTCTGCATCTAAGAGGACACTTGTTCCGGCTTTGAACATGAGGTTGTGGTATGCACCCCACTTGGAATTGCCCGATGGGACCGTGCTTAAGGGGGCAACATTGGTTGCAATTAGGCCCAGCGAACAGTCAGGTTTGAAGAAGGAGGGATCGGATGGGTCTTGGGTTTCGGCTGCGTTTGAGGAGCCGTATGGGATGGCGGCAAAAATGCTGGTGAAGAGGAGGACTTATTGTCTTGAGATGAACTCCTTCTGA
- the LOC131314189 gene encoding ornithine aminotransferase, mitochondrial has product MAAKRPLQIIFNRIYRGNSCRSFGVLSENTMPSSSSQNLIDLEYQRSAHNYHPIPVVFSKAKGSSIWDPEGNKYLDFLSAYSAVNQGHCHPKVLKALTEQAERLTLSSRAFYNDRFPLFADHLTSMFGYEMVLPMNTGAEGVETALKLARKWGYEKKKIPKDEAIIVSCCGCFHGRTLAVISMSCDNEATRGFGPLLPGHLKVDFGDEVALEKIFKVHGDQIAGFLFEPIQGEAGVIIPPDGYLKAVRDLCSKYNILMIADEIQTGLARTGRMLACDWEEVRPDVVILGKALGGGVIPVSAVLADKDVMLCIQPGEHGSTFGGNPLASAVAVASLDVIREEGLAERSAQMGQELRQLLIKVQQQFPNVIKEVRGKGLFNAVELNSQTLSSVSAYDICIKLKERGVLAKPTHDTIIRLTPPLCMSLNELEEGAKVLHDVLKLDVPKMQKEKPETVSPPAINACDRCGRTL; this is encoded by the exons ATGGCTGCCAAGAGACCCTTGCAGATTATCTTCAACAGAATTTACAGGGGCAATAGCTGTAGGAGCTTCGGCGTTCTATCTGAAAACACCATGCCTTCCTCCTCATCTCAGAACCTCATCGACTTGGAATATCAACGCAGTGCCCacaa CTACCACCCGATTCCTGTAGTATTCTCTAAAGCAAAGGGGTCATCTATATGGGATCCGGAAGGCAACAAGTACCTTGATTTCCTATCAGCGTACTCTGCAGTTAATCAG GGACATTGCCATCCAAAGGTGCTTAAAGCATTAACAGAACAAGCAGAAAGGCTAACTCTTAGCTCCAGAGCCTTCTATAATGACAGATTTCCGCTGTTTGCGGACCATCTAACAAGCATGTTTGGATATGAGATGGTCCTACCCATGAATACTGGTGCCGAAGGTGTAGAAACAGCTTTGAAGTTAGCAAGAAAATGGGgctatgagaagaaaaaaatccccaaagatgag GCAATCATTGTTTCATGTTGTGGCTGCTTTCATGGCCGTACATTGGCTGTTATTTCTATGAGCTGTGACAATGAGGCTACTCGTGGTTTTGGGCCCTTGTTACCTGGTCACCTTAAAGTTGATTTTGGTGATGAAGTTGCTCTTGAGAAGATCTTTAAAG TACATGGCGATCAGATAGCTGGATTTCTATTTGAACCTATCCAGGGAGAGGCAGGG GTTATTATTCCTCCAGACGGTTATCTAAAAGCTGTGAGAGATCTTTGCTCAAAGTATAACATACTAATGATCGCTGATGAGATTCAAACTGGATTGGCGAGGACTGGAAGAATGCTAGCTTGTGATTGGGAAGAAGTTCGTCCAGATGTCGTA ATTCTGGGAAAGGCATTAGGTGGAGGAGTGATACCTGTCAGTGCAGTGCTAGCAGACAAAGATGTTATGCTGTGCATTCAGCCGGGAGAGCATGGAAG CACCTTTGGCGGAAATCCTTTGGCCAGTGCAGTTGCTGTTGCCTCATTAGATGTGATCAGGGAGGAGGGACTTGCCGAGAG ATCTGCTCAAATGGGACAGGAGCTTAGGCAGCTCCTTATAAAGGTTCAGCAGCAATTTCCCAACGTAATAAAGGAAGTCCGTGGAAAAGGTTTATTCAATGCTGTGGAGCTGAACAGCCAGACTTTGTCCTCTGTCTCGGCTTATGATATATGTATAAAGTTAAAGGAAAGAGGAGTTCTGGCAAAGCCTACTCATGATACCATTATCCGACTGACTCCTCCCCTTTGTATGAG CCTGAATGAGCTTGAAGAAGGCGCAAAGGTGCTGCACGATGTTTTGAAACTTGATGTACCAAAGATGCAGAAGGAGAAACCAGAAACAGTCTCCCCACCAGCCATTAATGCATGTGACCGTTGTGGGCGGACTTTGTAG